From the genome of Blautia pseudococcoides, one region includes:
- a CDS encoding coiled-coil domain-containing protein: protein MNKKGMIFEGLKVRNEIKKAMHQEHSLADRIREENGYLQAGEASPTVKSTVGCEKELSRVLEKLLEEDGEEICLDVTYFLVFAASQNPVCQEELKKLAPDQILSYQQKFLDHGYHGDYFLSCLGYEEHYFAQVLFGMLEEIREGCGDRPENAYRQFIGLIRKGWRSARRELFTEETLEFERIQEWASPYTEQPAMGMSQLCIIYLLAEIFCVEIKKNMNYYLILECMIDRNTIWDCKKEEVLEYEVWGRAGYADSSFCRMLTETVRNPFQAALGFRVEGYEEFDCYLQNLFHLGGIDRNVLSGEILDERSRQILLELGGFEKNSGIEKYVYSLYIVLLSGYVKKCLDKIREENPARWQQRMEQQIKEKEAMEKQLKELDEHCRIMKHRTSELEEKLECAERTVRRKENQLLRTVKQHQSEKQELIKLRESQYNTGKAG from the coding sequence ATGAACAAAAAAGGAATGATTTTTGAAGGGCTGAAGGTGCGCAATGAAATCAAAAAAGCAATGCATCAGGAGCATAGTCTGGCGGATCGTATCCGGGAGGAGAACGGATATCTCCAGGCAGGAGAAGCCAGTCCTACTGTTAAAAGTACAGTTGGTTGTGAAAAGGAACTGTCGCGTGTTCTGGAAAAACTTCTGGAGGAGGATGGGGAAGAAATCTGTCTGGACGTGACCTATTTTCTTGTCTTTGCGGCCTCACAAAATCCTGTTTGCCAGGAAGAGCTTAAAAAGCTGGCACCGGACCAAATTCTGAGCTATCAGCAGAAATTTTTGGACCATGGCTATCACGGTGATTATTTTTTGTCCTGTTTAGGTTATGAGGAGCATTATTTTGCACAGGTACTTTTTGGTATGCTGGAGGAGATACGGGAGGGATGCGGTGACAGGCCGGAGAATGCCTACCGGCAGTTCATTGGATTGATCCGTAAAGGCTGGCGCAGTGCCAGGCGTGAACTTTTTACGGAAGAAACCCTGGAATTTGAGCGGATACAGGAGTGGGCCAGCCCCTATACGGAACAGCCGGCCATGGGTATGAGTCAGTTGTGCATTATTTATCTGCTGGCTGAGATATTCTGTGTGGAGATAAAGAAAAATATGAATTATTATCTGATCTTGGAATGCATGATTGACAGAAATACAATCTGGGATTGTAAGAAAGAGGAGGTTCTGGAATACGAAGTCTGGGGGCGGGCAGGATATGCAGACAGCAGTTTCTGCCGGATGCTGACAGAGACTGTGCGGAATCCTTTTCAGGCAGCACTTGGTTTTCGAGTAGAAGGTTATGAAGAATTTGACTGTTATCTTCAAAATCTTTTTCATTTGGGCGGGATAGACCGAAATGTGCTCAGTGGGGAAATCTTGGATGAGAGGTCAAGGCAGATCCTTCTGGAATTGGGAGGATTCGAGAAAAATTCCGGGATAGAAAAGTATGTTTACTCTCTCTATATTGTTCTGCTGTCCGGGTATGTGAAAAAATGTCTGGATAAGATCCGGGAGGAGAACCCGGCCAGATGGCAGCAGAGAATGGAACAGCAGATAAAGGAAAAAGAGGCTATGGAAAAACAGCTGAAAGAGCTGGATGAACATTGCCGTATTATGAAACATAGAACCAGTGAGCTGGAAGAAAAACTGGAATGTGCGGAACGGACAGTACGGCGTAAAGAGAACCAGTTACTGCGTACAGTAAAACAGCACCAGTCCGAGAAACAGGAATTGATAAAACTCAGAGAAAGTCAATACAACACAGGGAAAGCCGGGTAA
- a CDS encoding coiled-coil domain-containing protein, with protein sequence MRENQLLELIFEELTLIKNNTDSMKEEIATLKEDVKGLKVDVKGLKEDVKGLKEDVKGLKEDVKGLKEDVKGLKEDVSGLKQDVNGLKEDVTSIKAAQKRADRRISFIYKELKNMDDAILGEVERVHEILDRHAADGSKHLA encoded by the coding sequence ATGAGAGAAAATCAACTATTAGAACTAATATTTGAAGAATTAACCTTAATAAAAAATAATACTGATTCCATGAAAGAGGAAATCGCCACATTAAAAGAAGATGTGAAGGGTTTAAAAGTAGATGTGAAGGGTTTAAAAGAAGATGTGAAGGGTTTAAAAGAAGATGTGAAGGGTTTAAAAGAAGATGTGAAGGGTCTAAAAGAAGATGTGAAGGGTCTAAAAGAAGATGTCAGTGGATTAAAACAGGATGTCAATGGTTTAAAAGAGGATGTCACTAGTATCAAAGCGGCTCAGAAACGCGCAGACCGCCGTATTTCTTTCATATACAAAGAACTAAAGAATATGGACGACGCTATTTTAGGTGAGGTTGAACGAGTACATGAAATCCTGGACCGCCATGCAGCGGACGGGAGCAAGCATTTGGCATAA
- the trpE gene encoding anthranilate synthase component I yields the protein MTITPDCNTILKLAEKYSIVPVCREIYADVTTPITLLRKLTGLSKRYYLLESIEGGETWGRYSFLGYDPVMRVTCRAGKVYIEKQGNSETVETAKPLNVLREIMKDYKSPRLSGMPPFTGGFVGYFAYSMIGYAEPVLNIQKGTFPDYDVMLFDKVIAYDHLKQKICIIVNMRTDKVMENYGEATGEIARIAGLIKSAPVPAVDAEPEQIHFTCNVSREEYCSIVEKTKEYIRDGDIFQAVISRQFTSPMKGSLLNAYRVLRTTNPSPYMVYLHFDEEELMSTSPETLVRLQDGRLTTFPVAGSRPRGKDTEEDEALEHDLLQDEKELSEHNMLVDLGRNDLGRISRFGSVEVTKYMMIHRYSKIMHICSQVEGSIRQDKDALDAIEAVLPAGTLSGAPKIRACEIIEELESTERGVYGGAIGYLDFAGNLDTCIAIRMAVKKDGKVYVQAGGGIVADSVPDLEYEESANKAAAVMQAIKNAGEVDEL from the coding sequence ATGACAATCACACCAGACTGCAACACAATCCTGAAACTGGCAGAGAAATATTCAATTGTACCGGTATGCAGGGAAATCTATGCGGATGTTACAACACCGATCACCCTGCTTCGCAAGCTTACAGGGTTATCCAAAAGATATTATCTTCTGGAGAGTATAGAGGGCGGAGAAACCTGGGGAAGATATTCCTTTCTGGGATATGATCCGGTCATGCGGGTGACCTGCAGGGCCGGCAAAGTATATATAGAAAAGCAGGGAAATTCAGAGACTGTGGAAACAGCAAAGCCTTTAAACGTGCTGAGGGAAATCATGAAGGATTATAAATCGCCGAGGCTTTCCGGCATGCCCCCGTTTACAGGCGGGTTTGTTGGATATTTTGCATATTCCATGATCGGCTACGCAGAACCGGTACTCAATATTCAAAAGGGAACATTCCCGGATTATGACGTGATGCTTTTTGATAAAGTTATTGCCTATGACCATTTGAAACAGAAAATATGCATCATTGTGAATATGCGGACTGACAAAGTGATGGAGAATTACGGGGAGGCCACAGGGGAGATCGCCAGGATTGCCGGACTGATCAAAAGTGCACCGGTACCTGCTGTTGATGCTGAACCGGAACAGATCCATTTTACCTGTAACGTAAGCAGAGAAGAATATTGCAGCATTGTGGAGAAAACAAAAGAATATATAAGAGACGGGGATATTTTCCAGGCAGTTATTTCCAGACAGTTTACCAGCCCTATGAAAGGAAGCCTCTTAAATGCCTACAGAGTTCTGCGCACAACCAACCCGTCCCCGTATATGGTGTACCTCCATTTTGATGAGGAAGAACTGATGAGTACCTCCCCGGAGACACTGGTCCGCCTGCAGGACGGCAGACTGACTACGTTCCCGGTAGCTGGTTCCAGACCAAGAGGAAAAGACACAGAGGAAGATGAAGCTTTGGAACATGACCTTCTGCAGGATGAAAAGGAATTGTCAGAACATAATATGCTGGTGGATCTGGGAAGAAACGACCTGGGCCGTATCAGCAGGTTTGGTTCTGTGGAAGTGACAAAATATATGATGATCCACCGTTATTCCAAGATCATGCACATTTGTTCCCAGGTGGAAGGCTCCATCCGGCAGGATAAGGACGCACTTGATGCCATTGAGGCGGTGCTCCCGGCGGGAACCCTTTCCGGTGCACCGAAGATCAGAGCATGTGAAATTATTGAGGAGCTGGAGAGTACAGAGCGGGGCGTCTACGGCGGCGCTATCGGTTACCTGGATTTTGCCGGTAATCTGGATACCTGCATAGCCATCCGCATGGCAGTGAAAAAAGACGGAAAGGTCTATGTGCAGGCAGGCGGCGGGATTGTTGCGGACAGCGTACCGGATTTGGAGTATGAAGAATCAGCAAACAAAGCGGCTGCGGTTATGCAGGCCATTAAAAATGCAGGGGAGGTGGATGAGTTATGA